In Corticium candelabrum chromosome 1, ooCorCand1.1, whole genome shotgun sequence, the genomic stretch aTATAACATGGTTTATGCCCAATAGGAAGGAATCGAGTGACCTATAACTGTAAACGGTACTTCGTGTCTCAGTTTCTCTCCCGTCTGTTTGGTTGCGATGCACGCGTATCTTCCGCTGTCATCCAGTGTCGTGTTTTTGATAACGAGAGTGCAACCAATTTGCGTCGTCCTTCCTGCTGGAAGACTGGCGCCAATCTTTTCCCAAGTGACCAAATATCCACGAATAGAACAAAGTCGACACTTGAGTAGAGCGTCCGTATTAACAACAGCTTCTCCAGGAAGAGTAGGAATGTCTAACAAAAATAGGAAAACGACGATTACAATCCATTGAAAGTTAGTTTAATTTGATAACCTAACTTTCTACATCTAGTCTGAGAATGAGAGAGTGAGTCTTGTTTCCAATATCGTTTTGTGCTGTACAGATGTATTGACCTACATCCGATTGCGTCACGTTACGAAGAATGAGAGTTCCGTTCTTCTCTATTTTGCTGGACTTTGGCAAATCATCTACTCGAGACCAAGTAATCGTTGGAATGGGATATCCTGACGTCAAGCAGTCCAACTTAACGTCGTCTCCGGGAAATACGGACACAACGTCAGAAGACACTTTAACAAAAGATGGAGGTGCTGCAAgttaaaataatatattttaatactATAGAAATGACTAGAGAATGTGTCTGACGATACCTTGAACGGCAAGAGTGGCGTATGCTTGCTCTAACCCAAACACGTTTTTAGCTTCACATACATATGATCCTGCATCTTCTGGCTGAATATCaacaatttttaaatatttggtGAACAATACAGAAGCTCTCAATTTGGGAAGCGGTGAGTTATCCAGTCTTCTCCAACTGATTGTAGGATTTGGTGTTCCACGCGCCTCACATTCGAAGACAGCTAAACCATTTCGTAATACGGTCACACTGACTGGGGAACGGATGATGACGGGAGGGTCTACACGAAACAGAAATACActaagcaaaattttacaaactGACAAGTTGACAAAACATTTTTGTCTCTATAATTTCTCTGCATAATGACTGCATTCTTATTTTCACTcttcttacttgtttgtttgtttgtttgtttgtgtgtgcgtgtgcgtgcgtgtgtgtgtgtgtgtgtgtgtgtgtgtgtgtgtgtgtgtgtgtgtgtgtgtgtgtgtgtgtgtgtgtgtgtgtgtgtgtgtgtgtgtgtgtgtgtggtgcgcgCTCGCTCGCGCGTGTGCTTACATTTCATTCACTCTAATGTCcaattctattaattaaagtaatacTTACCAATGCTTGCTCCACGTGGTCCCTCGTCACCTTTTTCACCTTTCTCACCTTTCATTCCTTGAAGACCTGTTTCCCCGTTCTTGCCTTATTGATATAACAGATAACAATTGCAAAAGACGTAAAATTATGCTTTACACTAACTCCATTTGACATACCGTGTGATCCACGCCTTCCTCTCTCACCTTTTGCTCCCACGCTTCCTTTGGGACCTACAAACATGCAGCATATTCATTTCTGAAAAATGTGTAAAAAGATGGCAGCTACCTTGAATGCAAAGTTTTTGGTTCGATAAACATTGAGCTTGCAGTGATTTCAGCTGCAGGTACAAGACACAATCACGTACACAACAACTTCGACTGGCTTTACGGATTTGCTTTAGTACGGCGGAGTGCATCTACACACAATGTTACTGGTTTCTCACCTGTAGTTTGATCATGTCTTCTACAAGGTCGTCCATACTTGTTGTATCGTCGACGTTCTCAGTGACAACTTGTCTAGCGTAGCGATGCAGTAAGTCGGCATCGTTTGCATTCTCTCCTACAGAGTCGGGCTTCGCACGTGTGTCTTGCATGTCGTTGATGCGAGACTCGAGTCGGTCAATtctgatttgatgtagagcaaacaagcagaagaaTGCCCCAACCAATATCAACGTTGTTGTACAGGAGGCGTACAAAAGAAAACGATCCTTTTGAGAGACCGTGCACCGGTGCTCGCTGATCTCTCCCATTGTCTGGTTCTGAATGAATTAGCAGCTGCATGCGCAGTGAGCTGAATGATACAAAAGGAATTTTGACGGAAATGACGTTGCTGTGAAACTCGGTACGCAACTACAGTCAGCGCGTGGTCGGTTCTTTGTGTACTTGCACGTAGGGAGTAAACAATAGATCTCTTTCATGGAGAGTGACGTCATGCATCGTTTGCAGTTCAGAAAATGAGAGTCAAAGTAATATCACAATGCACATTCTgtatatcttcgcattcaaaTCTCTTAATCTTTATATTTCTCTaaacttttctcttctttatAGAGCTTTGTGTTGTCGATGCTAGTTGCTTAATGATAGTGCGAATGATGCAGTCAAAGGTGTTGATTATACAGAGCCAGCCACCTTGTAGTGTTAGACCCTGTTGGTTACTAGTCGTGCACATGTGCAAACGTCGCACGCCGTAATTTACTATTACATCTGCATGGTAGGTCGATACTGACTCATAAAGAGCACGCGATGGTAATCGTTTGTCTATGGTCTGTATTAAGCGTGTTCTCTGATGCAACATGCACGGCAAGTTTGGATATCAGATGTTAGCGCCTCCTTGTTGTTGCAGGAGTGACGAGTGGTTGTTCAGCGTCATTTGTGGTATTCGTTCTACGCATGGTCTAGCTACCGCTCAGAGTAACTATTGTACTTTCAattcaataacaaacaaagactGACCGTCCCAAGCTATTTTACAATTTTATGGACTACTAGTATTGGCCAGTCTCCCAATTTGATACAGAATGCACTGTGACAGTCTTCTAGTAACTACCACTACattggtcacacacacacacacacacacacacacacacacacacacacacacacacacacacacacacacacacacacacactcacacacacacagacagacagacagacagacagacagacagacagacagacagacagacagacagacagacagacagacagacacacacacacacgcagacacacacacacacacacacacacacacacacacacacacacacacacacacaccctcacacacacacacacacacacacacacacacacacacacacacacacacagagaatagaattgtgtgtacttgcatCTGATTACATGCAACCACTACttaataacacacacacacacgcacacacacacacacacacacacacacacacacacacacacacacacacacacagacacacagaatagaattgtgtgtacttgcatCTGATTACATGCAACCACTACttaataacacacacacacacacacacacacacacacacacacacacacacacacacacacacacacacacacacacacacacacacacacacacacacacacacacgcacacacacacacacacacacacacacacacgcagacacacactcacacactcacacacacacacacacacacacacacacacacacacacacacacacagagaatagaattgtgtgtacttgcatCTGATTACATGCAACCACTACttaataacacacacacacacacaaacacacacgcacacacacacacacacacacacacacacacacacacgtacacacacaagcacctggaacctggaattccgccatacccactatgggcttcggcaTCGCAGAAGTTTTCGCCAAGAAGAGCGGTCATTGGCTTGTGACAAatcaatattcaatgacaccaGGTCTCGTTGAATGGTATCAATTcacctgttctttggaccatgctgaggGCGTTTCACATTATgtaacttgcttctcagcaacaacttttgtggaCGAGAGACGTTCATCCGTTGTAAATGACCAAGCCACTgcaatctttgatgttgaatttgacgttcAATTGGATCTTCCTTAGCAGATTTCAAATTAAAGgaatttcttatcttgttcagtcttgaTACACCCAAAATAGATCTAATACAGCGCATATGAAAAGTGTTCAGTCTTCGAATATCTACTTGAGTGattgcccaagtctcacaaccatatagtaaaactggcatcactagtgACCTAAAGACTCtcagttttgttttcttgctAAATCCTCGGTTTGTGAACACTCTACGTTTCCAAGAACAGAATGTCCTGCTATCTTTCTGAATACGTTCAACAACCTCTAAGTGACAATCCCCTGACTTAGTCACGATGCTGCCCAAATAGCAGAATTCAGAAACATTCTCTAGAACACGACCAGCAATCGAGATGTTTGCTTCTACAGCACCAATACtcaggacacacacacacacacacacacacacacacacacacacacacacacacacacacacacacacacacacacacacattcacaatTACACAATCCCAACTATCTGTGATACCTATCTAAGTGGAACTTCTTGTCCACTACGTAGCTACCAGGATAAGCATCCCTCGTTAGAAGTCTATTTTTACGTAAAATGCTTTTTCTAAAAAGTTAAGGTTCAATAATTTAACCCTCTTCTCAGCCTTGTGAAACGTGTTTTTTAACCGACCTGTAATTGAGTCCTATATACTTCTTCATTTCAAGACCCTTCCTGATGCTCTCCTCAGTACTCTATTGATAGCGTTAACGTTCCTCACATCATGTCTATTGAAGTCTAACAAATGACACCCATAAGACAATATTGGGAATAGTTGTCGATTCATAATAAACATCCACACTCTATCTGATTGAAGCACACCGCCATGCAATACATCCAAAATCTGTACTAACGCCACCAAAGAATTTTCTTACCCTTGCATGCTTCCACAGTGACTAGAGATTGCCGGAATGAATCCATTACTACCCCAAATGATCTATAGCGTTTCGAACGGCAACACCTTGTCATTCAATTAATGTCAGTTTCGGACTTACTAATGAAGGAACGTCTAGTTttaacaaacatgtacaaatgCTTTTCTAAATTTGAAAACCAGACTACCGtgtaagatgaaatattggtggAGATTTATTTTGGCtagattggcggatttttaGCGAACACCAATACAAAATCCGCCATCAATTTGGCCATCGgaatatgttgacgtcatcgcCCACGTGAATCAAAAATCAAACAACCTCGATCACCGGACTTCGCTATTGCAATCAGTTGCGCTGCGCGGAGTGTGCCATAAGTCTACAGACCGGTATACTTTCTGGGCGCAGCTTGGCATGgactagaccgggctatagcgTCATATACACACACCACCCTTTTCCAGtgtggatctgccactgattgcACTTTAGCAGCCCATTAGAAGTCAATAAAATGGGCGTGCCCTTAAAATGGGCGTGCCCGTAGCATCGTGAAGGTTAGCTCCTCATTTTTAGAgatcacgctacgcccctaaGCTTTTACAAGGTGAACAATTTTTGTGCTGGGACTGACGTGTGCTTGAATGCATTACCCGATAAAGGTAGATGATACACGGCAAATGGAATAACCGGTGCAAGAAGCAGATAAACGATAGAAGTAGAAGCGGATACACACAAAACGTCTGTGTTTCAGTGCTAATTACGTAAGTAACGGCATATCTACAGGCGTACAAAGTGCGGGTTTGTTTGTACAATAGCAAGCAAGCGATACCGCTAGTGCTCTGGCTTGAGATAAACACACTAGCACGAGAAGGTTAATTCGTTGCGTTGTTCGTGCAGTGTGGGCCACAAACCAATGCCTTTCGCTATCTCGTGTAATCTCATGAAATTTTAGAGTGACCGAAGATCTAGGAGCGTGCGCATGGAAACTACTGTACTAGTATCTATATATTGACActataatattaattgtttttaGTACGATATGGTGCTATCAGTGGCGGATCGACAGTTTCTCAAACGGGGAGCACAGGGAGTGCGCTTCAGGCTCCCGGTAATGACGTCACGAATCTACAAAGCACAGAACTCATAATTTGTTACTGATAACAATGAGTTATCTAGAACATTATTACATTACCTTCGAAACATACATCATTTTAGTATCTAGAGATGATATCGGATCGTTGATCGTTGGATCATTTCACAAATGTATTACGAAGGCatcataattattattatactaggatccatggcccgtccttcgtacgggcaagactgtagtgtaaagataggtgtgtggacacgtcacgtgcaatctttgctgcgaggtcccggatgtgctgaatgaattcgaatcttgctcttcgcgcttgtttcgatagaaatcgacacactccccgtgtagcgcttgctgcagaaaatgtgtaggttggattcggtgcaaatgtaatcggaatttgaagagaaacgaaagcgctagaagagtaagtttcgtcggcaagagatattcgattgcttgaagctttgcgaaggacgacgatgcatacagtctacacgggactgatgggggcgtgtgttcgaatgaactgcaatgtgtagcgtttgcgtcgtcgagaaatgttggtcgatccctcgagaggagacccggtgcattattttttaattgttttacgcaaaccttcctctgtgcgtgccgagcgtgccgatttcggttgcgaacggacaaaagacttAGTACAGGCACTATATGGTTTGACCTTAAacaaattgcaacacaaactctctCAACTGTTTCCTACACAGAAAAGTGTACTCTATAACATACTAAAAGTCTTAGTAAATTCTTTGAGGGGAAGTGAGCGTATTACCACTTGTAGCattcaaatcacgtgaccttctAAACTATCTCTTTGTCTAACTTACAGTTCTTCTGAAACACGGATATCGCATTGAGTACCGTAGAAACACTATAGTGAAGAACAAATACTTCACTCGAGACTTGTTCAAAGCTTCTCCATCGGCGATTAGGCTAGTACGCGATCGAAAACGCCGTCGTTTCCAGATTATCGTCGTGTTCTCATGTAGAAACCGCTCTGGCAAGGTTACGATTATCTCTTTGAAACAGTCAACCGTTTTGGCTTCTCCGTTACTCACTTTTTCAGACCATGACCGAAATTACGGCTAGTAGCCGGCGTCAAGTTCCCGTATACCCGGGAATTTTAGATTTGTCAACGTGGCATTGGACGCGTTAGAGGTGTCTGAAGAG encodes the following:
- the LOC134181682 gene encoding hemicentin-1-like, encoding MQDTRAKPDSVGENANDADLLHRYARQVVTENVDDTTSMDDLVEDMIKLQLKSLQAQCLSNQKLCIQGPKGSVGAKGERGRRGSHGKNGETGLQGMKGEKGEKGDEGPRGASIDPPVIIRSPVSVTVLRNGLAVFECEARGTPNPTISWRRLDNSPLPKLRASVLFTKYLKIVDIQPEDAGSYVCEAKNVFGLEQAYATLAVQAPPSFVKVSSDVVSVFPGDDVKLDCLTSGYPIPTITWSRVDDLPKSSKIEKNGTLILRNVTQSDVGQYICTAQNDIGNKTHSLILRLDVENIPTLPGEAVVNTDALLKCRLCSIRGYLVTWEKIGASLPAGRTTQIGCTLVIKNTTLDDSGRYACIATKQTGEKLRHEVPFTVIAPPRITSHISPIVAVRSQGELELRCAAVGPPAPDVYWTRGSQRLTSNKTGILQIRNMDESSVGVYRCHAVNRLGQGVKATKIVISQLQFVKRPPYNVTMNITSETIAINCTAAAAPGLPVNTQWSINRYDKKQFRCDEESDGKSISVFSNGTLVIPNADRCDTGVYNCSAQHDGETISTSVQIVSLYKDTSWMLTSDSCGGFRQSTYDRSVRYAVSLSDVWDKSKIYECPSGYHWASTDEGRKIFKSNPNKSGIHVYYGQCNWPNYVWEGKTRYYFRFRDSASTNAYKHSGNHDEYQIQTSAATTQFAGIVCIED